The following nucleotide sequence is from Pagrus major chromosome 16, Pma_NU_1.0.
ATTCCATTTGATGTTATTGTAAGGCCATAGATTCAAATATCTACATATTTGACTCTGTAGAGAAGTCTCAGatgacatttaaaggtgcactatgtagttttgagaatgcattttaatcagaagagaaagatcttcattgactgatttttatatgcctaaaatatactaaataaactcattttgttttcatgtctgaataaactcaataaaaaaaatggaccttaaaggaatagttcactctagaacgaaatgacgtcatttgtgtttgtgtgtcgctcggtcgcccacagcaggatgtaaataccggtgtgtatctatcgcgagtctcgttgatcttgtccggcgcggcttccgtagtgcaaacgctgtgagggagactcgcgtgaacgcggagcctgcctccaggcagatatagtatagtgactgtttaggctagaaaagtgtactaaatgacgtcgtttcgagtaaactctggacgtcgccacttcaggacacttggattgcagcggacgagcagtatggaggaatattacaaagcttttgtgtagttttatggaccttttcctctcgggcgCCACTTACGCTCattatatggattattcctgccggagggtacccctgcgggtctccagctgcactttgaggaatacacaactacaccggacttctcatcagcatgagggtgaatCGATAATGgatgaattttgttttagagtgaactattcctttaaaggacTACACAATCTCATaatatatttggcagaccctgccacctttcttgctTCAAACAGTCTTCTGGGGAacttattctcctctgagaacagcttgagTTCGTATTAGTACCTCATTGAgattataaatgttaaaattctgagtttgaattttctctccaaaactacattaaaaaaaatcaagcatatATCATGCGCTACTTGGCCAGTGTGATGTCCAGCTGTGCTGACGTTGGGAGAAATCCGTGCTTTCGAGTGCACACAGTCAGCTGTAGAGGAAAACACCCACCCTGGACGAGCTCCTCCTCTTACAGTATAGAGTGTTGAGCATATGGGGGCTTAGCTCGGGGGTGGGTGGGCAGATAGGGTTTCTTTGCCTGTCTGAGCTTCTATCACGTGACCATAACATGTGCACATGCCACAtggcagacttttttttttcttttttcagagaAAGAAGTTCTATCCTTAAATAAACAAGCCAACACTTCAAGCTCCACATTTTTTCTGGAACGCAGCTCTACTTTCCAAGAAACCAGCCGAAACTAGGGCAAAGGTTTGAGCTGTGAAACGGAGAGCTAGGAACATGCAGTTCGCAAAGAGCTCACATGTACAGAAAGTAGACAAACAAAGGAATGGACTCCTGATATAGATCATGATAACCTGTCCTAGCCAAAGCACCTTGTCCAGCGGCTGTCCTTGTGATACATGGAAGAACTTTTTATGGCTCCTGCTGTTGCCAAATGACCACTGAAAAACAGAGTACACCAAGTTCACTGTGCTGTCTGAGACATAGTGTTCTGTTGTCATTGAAACTAATAAGATCCAGACAGACAGCAATGAGTCAACAACAGACATGTTAGTTAGTGGCTTCCAACTGCAGGACACGGTATAATGTGGTACATGTAAACAAGTTTTAGCACATGTCGTCCGCAACAAGAATATCTGATGACTCAGGGAATCTGGCTGACTCTCAGTCTACACCCTAAATTgaattgtgttgttgttctttctTGTAGACGCTAGAACAGATAATCCGATGTGTGATTTACATCTTCATACAGACAATAACAAAGCCCATCTTCCCCACCCATATAAAGAGCCATACATGTGACTCAAGCTATGCAATCCAAATTCAAGCCAGTGCCAAGTCATTTTTCTGGGGCAGGTCAGGTCACAGGCTATGTCAGGTTGAGTCCTTAGTTAAGGCAAGTCAGGTCTCTAGTTAAGTCACTTTTAACCCACCCAAGAGACTTACCTGCAGTATCCAGTCTTTGTAAAAAGATATGACAAGCTATTAGTACCTgtctaataatgatattattggcCAATTTATCTAACCTGTTCAGAAATTATGACAATAGGTTcgtaaataaaagaataaaagaaatgaaaataataaaaaatattctctctccatcacatttaaagcaacattatgtagtaatttatattttgtgcgatttggtgcCCCCAAAACAACtgccataaaaaacaaataccaggtttctgtaacaatttgtcagatgtactGTGGCGTTGTACGCTAACTACATACAAAACTCAGCACGTCTTAACTCTGTCATGATGTCGGTAGAGCCCGCTGAGCCCGCTTCTGTTGCTAGCTCACCTGGCTCCGGTTCTGGTGCCCATTCCCACCGTCCAAGCAGAGTCAGCTCACAGAGCTAACTTGAAGCTACAATATGTAGCAGTTACAGGTTGCTTTCAGGACACTCCGTAAATCACAGAGAGTTGTGGCAGAGCAGCCaaaggacatcagagggaaaaccagaaaccattttttatgtaaaatacaaaccagtttcaccaaaatcagtgacCAGTGGTGTTGTAACGCGGTACCAAAAAGTTTCTATCCACTACCTGCACTTAGATAATGCAGAAAGAAGCGACAGGgaggcagagtggctgagacagagacatcatttaccctattacaagtcactgtaacattaaaatgattttgaagctgttatctGAAGGTGAAGAGGCTACATATTGTTGCATTAAACAGTGGaatactgacagccagaccaagaaaaacactgaaaaactaaaaacatgaaatgaacacagacaagtcattccagtcatcatgtctcaagcCAAGTCACAAGTCATTCATTTCTGAGATCAAGTGGAGTCAACCTGTACGTCATCAAGATGGTGACGCGAGTCGACTCGAGTCCAAGACAAAATGTCTGGACCGCACGGAAAACTACAGCTGCAAAAACAGATTTTCCACTCTAGAAAGGCTGTGATAACATGTTTACGGGGGCGGATCTAGAATTTCTTAATCTATTTGCAATTATGTTGCATTAGAGCATTATGATTTACAACTCACTCGGACACCTCTCACGAGAGACAGAATGATAAAGAAGAGTAAATCAATAAATGCCACTTACCACAGTTAGGGCTCTTTGGAGACATGCAGAGGGAACATGAAACCACCACGTTAGAGGTTTCTTACTCACAAGAAGAAGTGCAAAACATGTCCATATGTCTGACTTTGAATGTTCACAGTGAATATACTATTAAACCACATAAAATCTCATATAAAAAGCTTATTCTATTGACATAAGATTTAAATTTACCATTAGTATACATGGATGAACAGTGGTCCCTATCCACTTTGGGGCCCTAATCAATATTATTACCCTTCCTGAGGTCATGCACACTCCAGGAGGAGATGTCAGTTATTATCTTCTGAAGAGAGCGCACACTGATTTTGAGGAACACGCACAAAGTGGAGATTGAGGTCATGTCCTAAGGTGGTGGCCTATCGCTTCTCACGATAGTGTTTGCAGAACCCCACAAAACACGCATTTCAGAGCTTGCACCTGCATGCTAATGTGCTCCTAGTCTGAACCCTGACCCTTGACCTTGGCTCGGTCAGTGCAGGGCTGAAGGTCACCCTGGAAGTGTGTTAAAGAGAAAGTGATTGGCCCACTAATGGAGTCCATCCGCTTCAGAGCAGCAGCCCTCTCATATTGGGAGGTCAGCTCTCTCCGCGGAGGGGTCACCTCGACCCTCGCTTGGCTGCTGCCAGTGGACGTGAGTGCTTTCGGTCATGTAGGCCACTTCACCACAAGAGGAAGAGCGTCCATTAAAAAGGCACAAACAATGGCTAATGATTTGGCAGTAAACCACATGCCTTCTTTGGAACCACTAtcaatcaacaaaataaaactgaaactaaTGTTCCATATGTTTCGTAAAAAAGATTATTCCTGGATGATCAAACGACTGAGCTGGTTTGCGGTTTGGGCGTGAACTGCTGCTCATCATGTTTCGTGACGCAGGAAAGACAAACACGGTTCAGACTCATCCATCATTGTGCAATGATAAACACCATTCTTTAATCCATTCATCTTTGCCAGCGGTTGATGTAAAAATTGTTTCTTCTCATCCAAACAGAACATGACTCACACCCACTGGATGCTTTAATCCAATCTGCTGGGAGCAGGACACAGGACTGAACCAGGCTTGACAAAATTAAAGCTCCAGCCAGAGAGCTGCCTCCTGCTTCATTAGGCCGATCTATCCCTGAGGAATGGCACTTTTGCTGCTCTTAATTTCATTTCCCTAATCTCTTTTACACtcaaacacatcacagctgCCAGCGTCTGGCCGAGGGGTGTTTGGCCCTGAGGAGAAAAAGGCTGTGAGATCGTCTATAGGCTAACTGAACTCTTTATCTGTTCTAACTTAAAACACCAGACGTATTTCCAAATTGTACAAATGCCACTGCCTCCTTAAAACGGTGgacgtttttttattttttatttttattatgtttttgtttcagttttacgATGAATGAGGCATGAGAGAAGACTAAAACGTTTGTGAAAAGCATATTTGAGCTGGCGGCGGTATGGAAGGAGAGGTAGCATTGTGCGCATATGCTTCCTGGTCTGCTTTGCAGGAATGCCAGGAAACATCTGAGTCGACTCAGTTAAGCAGCACAAACCTCTTTCACTGCAGATGGCTCAGCACGAGCATCAGGTGCAAAGGTCTAAGTGTGTTGTTCAATGTAGTCCCGCTGCACTTTTGCAGATACATCAGCAACTGCCGCAGTTATCACACATTTGGAAGCCAGACAAACCTCTTGTGGTGTGAACCTTGCGAAAGCAGAACAATCGGGTGAAGCAGGTGGGGGGTTTTCAGTGGCATCCAGTGCCAAGTATGGTGCCACAGTGACTTTTGGCAAACCACCTCTCACAGCTGAGGATGTGGCCTGTTTTTCCCTCCAGTAACATTCTGAAGTCCTATTTGTTATTTAAtcagtttacttttttttttttttttttttttttgcttttcctgTAAAACATATCCCAGCTGATCAGATAAATTTGAAGGAGGGAATTATGCTAAGAGACACTGAGGGTGTTGATGCCGTGTGCAGTGATCACACTGTGCAGAGGGACAggtgtctgtttttgtaaaaacaacacacagtgtTTGCATAGCAGTCTGTGCTACAGACTGATTGGGCAACTCAACAAAGATGTCTTGCATATAATGCTCTACTTACTTGAATGACATGATGTCATcacatggaaaaaacaaaatgattgcGCAATGTTCACCTCATAAGATCAGCACCAGAACTGTTTTGAAATGTAGACAGCGGCTATGTATGTGCACCAGTGCGTCAACAAACTCTGTGGAAATATAGAGAGGTGTGGTGTTCCTGTGTAATTCTTTCTTTCCTTAAATTTTTCCATAAAGACTATTCATTTCACTCGAAGGTGAATGCAGTCAAAAAAGGGCAAAACGGATGTGTGTCTTGGTGGGATTATGACCTTTAGTGGAAGTAATACAGATGAGGCTCCAGCCCCCCCTGTTGGCAGATACCAGCTGTAACTGGACAACACCAAAAACTTAGAGGTTAAAGTTTGATACGTATGACCAAAATTTAACTATGTCCTCGGCTAATAGAGGAACAACATATGACTGGCATCATCCTTTATGATAAACGCTCTGTCaatgttttctttactttcaaTAATTAACTTAACACGGTGTGCCCAACCCTGCAGGGGTTTTCGAGGAGAAGTAAAAAGATCTTGTGAATTCTGAATACCTGGACTTTCTCACCTACTACACGACTTTGACATTCGCCTTTAAAGACGGCCTTGACATCACAAGGTCCCTCCGCTCTCAGGTACTCTGACTCACTTTTCTTAGCCTGAATCAAAAGGCCCTGGAGGTTTCCTGCCATTTTTCTCTGGAGTGTTTTCTCTCAAAGAACAGGAAAGGCAGCTCTGTTTCCCACACACTCGCAGAGCTTCAATATCAATGCCATTTTACGGCACGACCACTACAGCACACAATCAAGCAGCTGCGGAGTCATTGTGAGAGCCTCGGAGGCTTTGTGCTGGAATATCACACTGAACCAATAAtggtgttttgtattttttgaggGAACATTATGATTGCAGCCTCTATTGGCTTGTATCACTGATTATAAGGTCAGTTCATGTTCTTTATACAAGATCTGTGATCAGTCTTGAAAATCTTTCATTCAGAGTAAGAAACCACACATATCCTTATCTATCTGGTCACTCCCTTTCTCTGGAACATTGTGTTATTATCTAGCAACCCAAGCTTCTGCAATGAAATGCCACTTATTCAACACCCTAGCCAAAAGCCAACATTGTATAACAACCCCATCAACATATCCCTGAAGGCGTCCTTCTCTTGAAAGTGTTGACCACAAACAAGCGCCACAACATATTTTCACTCCaactcaaatgtttccaaagcATGTAATGGCAAGTAATGAcgctttgtgtttgtttggaaaGTTCTCTCCCTTTGAAAAGATTGCGTTCTCATGTTAATCAGCCAATTGCGGCACAGCTTCCTGTTTAGAAAGATCCTAATCAGGCTCCACGAGAACATATGCTGCTGTGTGGATTGATGTGGAGCCAATTGAAActaaaataagaagaaaacacagatgctTCAAAGGCCAAAGGGTGAGACGCCTGGTGATATTGTCATCAGTTCCCTGTAACGCATCAGATCAAACATTCAGACATTGAGGGACTGATGTGAATTTGTATCAGGATGTGGACTTGTCATAACTTCTAAAGGAAATCTCTTCAGTTCCTGCGACATCTGGgattttttgtgtgatttccaGCAAAGGatcaaatgacaaaacaaaatgtgtgtcaTCACACCTGATCCAGATGGAAATTCACGTCAGGTTTCCCATGGAAATGTATTTACGTGTGTAAAGGTAGCAATCAGCATTCCAGACATGGGTAGTCATCATCCACATATGATAATGGAAAAAGACATGAGTTCAGACTGGATTGATATATTTAGTCCTTGCCTGACAGAAACCAGTTGACACACCTGTCAGCTGAGGAAAACCCTGTATGATTAATGGGGAGAACACACCTGTGGGGATGCATTTTATGTGTtgcagaaaaataatgaaatatttctcattctttgttttatgtctatgttttatttacctctgctgtcagctgcaCGCGACGTGTTTGTTAAcatcaaagcaacattatgtagaagttggcattttgtgcaatttggcgctTTGTGTTGAAAGCTATGTAACTACAGAAATCTCATGTGAAATCAAAAAAACTTGTTCCAACTTTGGCAGATATAAATTGTGTCCTATGGTATCGCATTGCATGTAGTGAAAAGCTGGTTGAGAAAATGCATTTTCAGGGACTAAAATGTGTGTTGAATCAATCCATTGTATTAATTTAAAGGCATGTTCCCATGACAGTCATCAAGCGGATCAAGTGAAAGATACTTGTGTGACTGTTTAAGAGCCGGGCTACTGTATATCCCACGAGGCACAAGGGACAGACCCCCTGTGATGCTCTCTGGAGGGTAAAGTGGGATTAGTCCGCCGCTCCGGGACCCCTGCCAGGGTTTAATGGAGCAGGAGTAACTAAATTGACGGGGATGCTTGCTGGCCAACAAAAGCCCAAAAACACTTAGGCTTTACTTAAAAATTGGGACATGCTGACTTACCCTAAGCTGGTTCACATCCAAACGATACAATGCTGGTTATAACATTAATTCAGATTAACTGCAAATGCACTGATCcaacaaaaaaaggcaaagcaTGTACATCCTGATTCACACGATTGCAGTGTATTCACAGACGTACTTTATGCTTTCCTGCAATAACTGGCTACAAGTCAAGAATGTGAACAACAGGGGTCAGATAGGAGGTAGGGCCGGGTGGGGGAGACCCACAGAGGTCTGAATTCCCATGAATCACTTGGTGCAGTGACCACAGGGTGCTAGAATTCTAGTTGACCTGGGAAGGGGGCTATATCCTCATGCAAATAACCTGCAGAGATACATGATAACTCTCTCATATGATATGCTTGGCGTTGAAGTGATATTGACTTACCATCCACCAAAAAAATGAACTTCCGTGGCCTGGTGTAATTTCCGAAAActtctgaaaacacaacaaggtTGTGAATAGCACAAGAAGGGGTGTTTATATGAACTCTTGACTCTTTTACAGCCACATTTGAAGGCAGTAGCTCGCCTCAGACCAAAATACGGTTAGCTCATCAACAAATGGATGGATTTGTATTATTTCTGATACGTTTATAGTCATCAGAGGATAAATCCTCATGACTCTGGTgattccctgacttttcctGTAGCATcttaataaagttattattgtgtgtttttaaaatgtcttaacaactatcagttgtttttttcattgaattCAGTATATACACATTTATGCTCCCCTCAGGATGTTTTGTAGCAGTCATTGAATACATCATCAGGTAAATTTTTATATTTGTCACAATACCCATGAAGaatgactttttattttgatagcaTGCTATGTAATTGAACTACAAGAATGTGAGTTAGTTGCCTGTTTAATGTAATATCTAGCCGCAGAACACGCCAAATGCGTCAATAAAGGGGTTTAAACCTTAACTCTATGCCCCAAGGTCAAGCCATCAAGGagcaaaaaacatgttaatcCACCACAGTCTATGTTTTGTGTCAAATTCAGACAAGCAGGTCAGCACCTTTGACACCAAGCTGCAAACACCATCACAGAGATTATGACCAATATATGTATGGAAAGTGACGTGTCCCAGCCGTGACCCTAAAGTCACACCTAGGAACTAAAGAAGGAGAGGGCAAGGGTTTCCATTATGTTAGGTCCCAGTGATGGAGGCACCCATCCTCCTCTAATCCCCACCACTTAAGAGCCTTGGCGATATCTACTTAAAGAGACATTATGCAGGAAATGTTATGCAAATGGCTTGTTTATCACTTCATCTCCGTGTCAGCCACTTGTTTTTTGTGGCCAGTCTGCAGCGTGCCACGCTTATCTCTGGCTTAGGGAGCAGCATAATCTTTTAACACCTAACTGGCAGATATCTCTATTGTTGTCAGATTTGATATGCGACACGAACCCGAGTCagtctctgtgttttcttttcaacaaCCGGAGCAGTACTTCAGGGCCACGTAAGGGGCATTTGAGTTCATCTTATAGTATACATTTGCATGAATTCACAGGAGTCATTGAGTCAACAGAAGTGGGATGAATTTTGAAGTGTGCTGTGCGCATACTGGGGGCTCTCTCTAAGCTGCACACATTGAGACACCCTTACTAAGCAGATTACCTCCACAAATCTATGTCAGGATACATTTCTGCATGTCTAGTCatgcaaacagagagagagcgtgagAATGCAGACACAAAGCATGTTTACAGTATCAGATATGCATCCAAACTGACTACCTCTCAGCTACTGCTAAAAGACATCAGTGCGCTGCTGACATCTGCTGCACAACTTAAGGTACATcgcaaaaaaaaacctgcaaacacacagtgcCTGTATTTGCATTTGTTGCATTAAAGAGCAGCTCACTGGTCGACCTGTGATGATAAAAGTGGCCGTTAACAGGAAAACGAATCTTTGGATGTGGAGATATTTAAAGACCGTTTCCTGTGTTTGACGTTTACCTTGGATTAAGGAACAGCATTGTGACTCACAGCTGCCAGAGGTGCAGCATGGGAGCCGAGCTGGCAACATGACGTGTGTcagtggggtgggggggtggggacCAGATGTTGTCGTCCGACCATGGGGAATAAACTCTATCAGTCACACTGCAGGTGGTGGGAAAaagggggagagaaagggagaagagAACGAGTGAGCGAGAAACAACggcaaacaggaagcagagacCTTACAACACAATGCTTGCAGAGTTTCCTGCAGGCTCAGACAGATAAGGAACAACACTTTGTTTAAAGCTGTATTTTCACCCCCAAACGTTTCCCGATCTCTAAAACCACATCTTACAATGCTGGTGCAATTCTTCTGCACTACAGCTGTGATAATGTGCTGCAGAAAATGTGGATTTTGAGTTCTTGAAACTCAAAAATGAGGTGAAACCCTTACGTCTCAAGACAAATTAACCTGCAAGTGagtctgattaaattaaaaaacagcaattaTCATTACAACCACTGCTATTCTTGCCATTATGACACTATAGGCCTGCGTCATGAGGTCAGGGGCCAGACACAAGAATAGCTGTGTGATGAGGATCTGAAGGCTCGCTCATAAACATCGTCACCTGCACATTTCCTGTCTTCACAAAATCATACATCCTACAGCTGTGCACCAGATGCACTTCAAtgcaaaagatgaaaaaaaaatacaaggtCGAGGTGTTGGTATTTCGGTCAGTGTAGGTATTTTGGTGTCTTTTGATGTTGAGCAGAGAGTGGGCGTCCAAGTCTCAGGTCTATCTTCAGCACGGCGATGATAATTTGGTGATTTCATGCGCACATACAAATCAAATGCACGGTGGATATTTGGAGCATCAAGAAAATAACGTCGATCAATGCAAATAAAAAGGGTGAATAGACATTCTTCAGAAAGTAGTCACGTTAAAAACCTGGATGTGACGTACACAagtcctttttttccattttctgctactttatactttttctCCACTACAAGTCAGAGGCagatgttgtactttttactacacTAAATGAGTTCTGTGGCTCAGGCAACACTTGAAGACAccttggcctgctcagtcgtcctcctgaatgcacatatattttatataatctACTCGTATCAGATATTTTGTCATCTGAGATATCTGTTTACTCTGTTATTTTGCTCTATTGCATGCCTAACTGGAAGAGAGATCTTggctctgtggctcttcctgaggtgtCTTCCATTGTCTATCCATGATTATcagctatataaataaaattgacttgacttgactagTCACTGGTTATTTCACAGATTTAGTCTAACAATTCAAAATaccaaataaataagaaataaatcatCGTGTAAAATTGTAGATTAAGGAAAAACCTATTAATCCTCAAAGGGATGTACACATGCAGATAAACTATTTAAAGTAGTGAAACCACCTTtgacattaatttattttaatgttaaccTGGGGGTGTTAATTTTCAGTAAATATGAACCCAGTCACCCTGAAAGAGACAGGATGAAACATGGAACATGAAGTTTCTGCTATAAACTGTAGCTGGTGACAGTCTAACAATGCCACCTCAGCTGTGGCCTTTGCCCCTTTCACATGGGAGAATAAAGCTGCCTGTGAGCGCTTTCACAAAATTTAATTTATAGACTGAACAACAGGAAAAGGTGGCAAACAAGTCGGgggaaaattaaaaaacttatctggaaagaaaaagtTGCCGTGCTGACAATTGAGCGAATGAATGATTGAAACCAAAAGCACAGAGGCCACTGTGCAGTATACATGCATACGTTCATTATGTGTCTGACTAACCGAGAATACTCCACATCTTGTTGCACGTAGACAGGTTGGGAGAGGAAACGTGTCATGTCACAAAGAGGAAAGTGAGAAGCAGCATCTGGATGAAACACCAAGGGGAGACTCCAACATGTAAAATCTGATCCTGGAGCAACACCTCCCTCTAGGGACCAACTATGGCATTACATACAATTATTGGTAAATTCAGGATCTGAACTGTGAGGCGCAGAAGCATTTTTTAACATGGTACAGTGGCTTGAAAATAATATTGtctaatgtaatatattacacaaaatacatttttaagaatatttttgcATTATAATAATTAATCTATTACAGTAGGAGTTGTCTACCCGAGACTATAAATGATAGATGGTACTTTATATAGTCACTGTACCTTCTTTCTCATTATCAGTCAGCGGATCTTTACCAGTGGCCAGGCTCCTCTTTGTGGGAGTGACTATGTTAATCTACATCAAATGGAAACAGTCAAAGTGTTGGCGgatcctctgattggctgccttTGTTCTTTCAAATCGAGGTGTCCTCTCCCCTTTATTGGCCCCAACTGACCTCCCTGTGGGAGAGGACATCTTTTACAGtaatgctgctgttgctgctgctgctgcatggacTTTGGAGCTGCTGGCATAATGATGGAGTCATAATCTGAGGAAAGACAAAGATGGCACAGGCCTGTCAGAGACATGACAAAGCACACaggctgagggaggaggtgagctGCATGCTGGTCGGTGATGGAGCTGTAGGGAAGACCAGCATGATCATCAGCTACATCTTCAATGGATACAACAGCGAGTACAGACAAACAGCTTTTGATGTTTTCACCGGTGAGTGCAGGTTCTTCTTTTAAAAGGTGACTGACTGCTTGACAGAGCAATGAAAACTTATTTCTACTTGACTTTCAGGTTTGGTTCATGTGAATGGAGTTCCAACTCGTATCAAGCTGATAGACACTGCAGGACAGGTAGAGATTCTACACCACCATCATTATAATTTCTGTAGTTGGTCTTTCccttctcatctctctttacGTCTGATCTGACAGGAGGAGTTTGGCCATCTCCGCTCACTCTGCTATGCCCACGTGGATGTCTTCATCCTCTGCTTCAGCCTGGTCAACCCAGTCTCCTTCGAGAACATCACCTCCAAATGGATCCCACAGATCCGTGCTGGGAACCAGACCTCTCCCATCGTTCTGGTCGGGACTCAGTCAGACCTTCCCCACAACGTGGACGTCCTTATCCATCTGGACCAGCAGAGAACCAAACCAGTGCACTTCAGCCGGGCCAGGAGGCTGGCACACAGGATCAGAGCTCATGGCTATATGGAGTGTTCAGCTCTGACACAGCACAACCTCAAAGATGTGTTTGACCGGGCTATATTTGCTGCCATCAAGCACAAACACGCCGGCACTAACTCTAAAAAGCTAAGCTTGCTTAAGCGTTTGAAGACTTTTTGTGATTGTGGATGGA
It contains:
- the LOC141011086 gene encoding rho-related GTP-binding protein RhoV-like codes for the protein MAQACQRHDKAHRLREEVSCMLVGDGAVGKTSMIISYIFNGYNSEYRQTAFDVFTGLVHVNGVPTRIKLIDTAGQEEFGHLRSLCYAHVDVFILCFSLVNPVSFENITSKWIPQIRAGNQTSPIVLVGTQSDLPHNVDVLIHLDQQRTKPVHFSRARRLAHRIRAHGYMECSALTQHNLKDVFDRAIFAAIKHKHAGTNSKKLSLLKRLKTFCDCGWRKIIRFI